A genome region from Myripristis murdjan chromosome 16, fMyrMur1.1, whole genome shotgun sequence includes the following:
- the cmtm8b gene encoding CKLF-like MARVEL transmembrane domain-containing protein 8b: MEGAAVVPAQRSPSAPQYNLSSATLAFDQHFTTTAKGILLLAEIVCGLLVWILVGGTDYFRVSALCWVMFVTVLCWFLTICLFIIYLTGVHNRIPQVPWTTVALCFNSSATVLYLVTASVEAFFVSQAIRGRHNYNSWAASTFFAFLSTLCYAGSSCLSYWAWRAAEEKH, encoded by the exons ATGGAGGGAGCAGCGGTGGTCCCGGCCCAGAGGAGCCCTTCAGCGCCACAATATAACCTGTCCAGTGCTACCTTGGCCTTCGACCAGCACTTCACCACGACTGCCAAAGGAATCCTCCTCCTGGCTGAAATA gTCTGTGGTCTGTTAGTGTGGATTCTGGTTGGAGGCACAGATTATTTTCgtgtctctgctctctgctgggtGATGTTTGTGACCGTCTTGTGCTGGTTTCTGACCATCTGCCTGTTCATCATTTACCTTACTGGAGTCCACAACAGGATACCTCAGGTCCCCTGGACTACAGTg GCTCTGTGTTTTAACAGCAGTGCTACAGTGCTGTATCTGGTGACAGCATCAGTCGAGGCTTTCTTCGTCAGCCAGGCCATTAGGGGGCGCCACAACTACAACAGCTGGGCAGCATCTACA TTCTTTGCGTTTCTGAGCACACTGTGCTACGCGGGGAGCAGCTGCCTGAGCTACTGGGCCTGGAGAGCTGCAGAGGAGAAGCACTAG